The Novosphingobium sp. Gsoil 351 genome contains the following window.
TGGTACGGGGCTGTGGCCTTGCGCAAGTCGCAGTGGTGCCTCGGGTAACGCACTCAAACGAACGTCGGCCCCTTTTACATCATGGTCAATTGATGATTTGCGGGTTCGTCTTGTCGTGCTGCCAACGGAATGATTGCGAGCGCGCAGTTCGGTTAACAGAAAATTAGGCAACCGGTTTTACTCGTCCTTAGGCAATTCACCTCAAATTAAGTCCACTCGCTTGGGGGCCGGACTGATATGACCTATAGCCGCAACATGTCGATTGCCGCTTTGTTACTTTTCTGCGCAAGCTGCGGGGGCGGGTCGGGAGACTTGCTTTCAAGCGCTGACCAAGGAGAACTGGCGCGCAAGGTGAAGCTCGTCGCAGCTCCATCGCCAACTCCGTCACCCTCACCGACGGCGACATCGACCTCCTTAGCGGTGACGGTCGGGGCAGCCGGCTATGTGCTGTCGCCAACGCTCGATGGTGCACCCGATCTTCTGGCGTCCTTCGATATTGCCAACGGCCTACAGGCTGCGTGGGGGACCGGCGAAATTCCCGGACTTTACACGAGTGACCGGTCGGAAGGCGCATTCCGATTCACCTGCGGGGGAGATGGTAAGGTCGCCCAGGACGATCCGCTGGTCTATCCCAATCAGCCGGGTAAGAGCCATCTGCACAAAGCGTGGGGCAATACGGACTTTAGCGCCGCCACGACCCCGGCGAGCCTCGCCGCCAGCGCGACAACGAACTGCAACAAGACGGCCTATAGTCTGAACCGCTCCTCCTATTGGATGCCAGCGCTTATCGATGATCTTGGAAACGTGATGCAGCCTAATTTCATTTCGGTTTACTACAAGCGAGGCGCCGCATCTTCCGCTTACTGCGATCCCAACAGTGCAAAATTCGTTGGCACCTGCGTATCGCTGCCCAACCAGATCCGCTATGTCTTCGGCTGGAACATGAACAGCCCCACAGCGAAGGTGGATGGCGCGAGTTGGTATTGCTCGGGCGGCGACAACCTGCATCACGCAAACCTGAATCAAGTTTTCGCCAGCGGCTGCAAGGCGGGCGATACCCTGGTAGCGAACACTATCGCTCCCAATTGCTGGGACGGGAAGTATCTCGACACGCCCGATCACCGCAGCCACGTGGCGTATGCAGACTATTCCCGGGGGGATGGAAATGCCCACTGTCCCGCTAGCCATCCTTTCTACATTCCGCAGGAAGAGAACAAGGCGATGTGGACGGTGACCGCCGCCATGATCCGAGCGGATGGTACTAGCAGCGTAAGGTTGTCGAGCGACGATATGTTGCCTGGCGCCCAACCCGGTGAGACACTCCACGCGGACTACATCGAAAGCTGGGTAGCCGGAGCCAAGAAAATTTGGATGGACAACTGCATCAACAAAGGACTGTCGTGCTCGGGCGGCGACCTCGGCAACGGCAAGCAGTTGATTGGTGCCTGACACACTTCCTGGAACTCCGCCAGCCTGAGCCAACTTAGAGCGAAACTGGTCCCGGCTTGTATCCGGCGGAATGAGGATTCTGATCCGTCGGAGTTTGGCGGAGACCAGTGTGTTTGAGTTACTCCAGGGTGCGGTTGTGCACTGTGTCGTAGCATCTTGCTCCGGCTTCGGAAACGATCGATACTGCAATAGTCGGTAGGTTGCTTCTGCCTTTTGGAGTCGGTTGATCGTCTCGGAGCCGTGGCCATCGCCGATATTGATGAAAGGGCTCTCGGGTCGATCTCTCCCGCCCGCAATTGCGGTCCCCCATCGGTCTCCGGCAGGTAAGCGTCCGGTGAGCGGGTTTTCAGGCTGACCGGTAGTTCCAGGGCAGCAGTTCA
Protein-coding sequences here:
- a CDS encoding DUF1996 domain-containing protein; amino-acid sequence: MTYSRNMSIAALLLFCASCGGGSGDLLSSADQGELARKVKLVAAPSPTPSPSPTATSTSLAVTVGAAGYVLSPTLDGAPDLLASFDIANGLQAAWGTGEIPGLYTSDRSEGAFRFTCGGDGKVAQDDPLVYPNQPGKSHLHKAWGNTDFSAATTPASLAASATTNCNKTAYSLNRSSYWMPALIDDLGNVMQPNFISVYYKRGAASSAYCDPNSAKFVGTCVSLPNQIRYVFGWNMNSPTAKVDGASWYCSGGDNLHHANLNQVFASGCKAGDTLVANTIAPNCWDGKYLDTPDHRSHVAYADYSRGDGNAHCPASHPFYIPQEENKAMWTVTAAMIRADGTSSVRLSSDDMLPGAQPGETLHADYIESWVAGAKKIWMDNCINKGLSCSGGDLGNGKQLIGA